Proteins from a single region of Salmo trutta unplaced genomic scaffold, fSalTru1.1, whole genome shotgun sequence:
- the LOC115181371 gene encoding ATPase family AAA domain-containing protein 2 isoform X2, giving the protein MVMLRSSGVGAEPATPKRNRVDLDTSSEFLSLKSASQTKSSRLKRGLNDSSSNTENTRNGHSMVKEEDSPPRRGSLRTRGQTVKHEVSLAKMNGPTKSPEKEETGEHSTRKSPRLQGDGKASASSRDKQSEADATDEVEEEEASTLKTQFVLRPREEDSSVRRSSRITRYKRNSRNQSVLYNRLITNTAEAVLQKMDDMQKMRRRLRSRDTTEEDLVIYAGAKRKRTSERTDEGSEDPQENENEVTSSEEENDEEEGGKNNQADDEDDDDDRNEDEEEDDDDDDHDEDDNQKRYDFRQRKAAVRYQAPREEPKTKAIFFKTSRHLSPSRRRYRFSSTGPRSPYNIRRGNRSVSDRRRHAIHSSDSTSSSSSSSSSSSDDEKFQRRRRKSRNRSVNRCLPMNLLKEDVLGIHKDRMKIGASLADVDPMQIDQTVRFDSIGGLTRHISALKEMVVFPLLYPEVFERFKIQPPRGCLFYGPPGTGKTLVARALANECSQGERKVSFFMRKGADCLSKWVGESERQLRLLFDQAYQMRPSIIFFDEVDGLAPVRSSRQDQIHSSIVSTLLALMDGLDSRGEVVVIGATNRLDSIDPALRRPGRFDREFLFGLPDREARKDILQIHTRQWTPQPSASFLEELADKCVGYCGADMKAVCAEAALCALRRRYPQIYSSSQKLVLDVASISIGSRDFLSAMRKTVPASQRAVSSPAKALTPVVQPLLGAALQTVLGTVSRLFPHAEQGLKRDKRDNGVLPAGVLDADLLHSEEEDSSVCINGLSHKAKAAGGFLHFSRSVLNQPTSYRPRLLLAGRPGSGQSSHLAPAVLHALEKFTVYTLDMAVLFGVSTTSPEEACAQMFCEAKRTSPSILYIPHIQRWWDTVGSALRATFLSLLQDIPSFSPILLLATCNVPHSSLFPEVQDLFCAEYGEVLQVQVPTPQERRNFFDDLILNQAAKAPASKKKAVLAALEVLPVAPPLPPRMLTEMEQQRLEEQEEDTLRELRLFLRDVTNRLSQDKRFKAFTKPVDLEEVPDYATVIEQPMDLSTVLSNIDTHKYVTVKEFVHDVDLIWKNCLEYNPDKDPSDRQIRHRACALKDTVQAIVKDELDEDFEKICEDIKESRSTRGCSTSRFAPSYYHVHPKTRAVDAKSTDAAGPSKESTAAAPSAVTTPRPSAQKKKRRKSRWCNGIIRKRSSPHTSKDHSAVVESGEEEERRGAESEEEGGDAAESGVEELEITGVEETPMEQEEPAQQENQGRQPMEKDTKDSRTTEEATQPTTEATQPRVEEAVEARAGDHSSEGTQDPAVVVGAQENHILPEGGDNASITDKTEPQRVEVEEERTTEVAVRRVTQGLKYQGMQQVMAVDQELLDQKTKPPVVDHNKLKEMLQRAVSKTEGYEVYQLEKLYALLCQSIYRHRKDYDKTALLKEMENEIEDFS; this is encoded by the exons ATGGTGATGCTACGCAGCAGCGGCGTGGGCGCTGAACCAGCAACTCCGAAGAGGAACCGGGTTGACTTGGATACGAGCTCCGAGTTTCTGTCGCTGAAGAGCGCATCGCAGACAAAGTCGAGTCGGCTGAAGAGAGGCCTGAATGACAGCTCCAGTAACACTGAAAACACGCGAAAT GGCCACTCAATGGTGAAGGAGGAGGATAGCCCTCCGAGACGAGGATCCCTGAGGACCAGGGGACAGACCGTCAAACATGAGGTGTCCTTGGCTAAAATGAATGGCCCAACCAAGTCCCCTGAGAAAGAGGAAACTGGTGAACACAGCACAAG GAAATCCCCAAGACTGCAGGGTGATGGAAAGGCCTCCGCGTCATCCAGGGACAAGCAATCTGAAGCTG ATGCTACTGATGAAGTTGAGGAAGAAGAGGCCTCTACTCTGAAGACCCAGTTTGTTCTGCGTCCCAGGGAGGAGGACAGCTCTGTGAGACGCAGCTCCAGGATCACCAGATACAAGCGCAACTCCAGGAACCAGTCTGTACTCTATAACCGCCTCATCACCAA TACAGCTGAGGCAGTGCTGCAGAAGATGGATGACATGCAGAAAATGCGTCGCCGGTTAAGAAGCAGGGATACTACAGAGGAG GACCTTGTAATCTATGCTGGGGCCAAGAGGAAAAGGACTTCTGAAAGAACCGATGAAGGAAGTGAAGACCCTCAAGAGAATGAAAATGAAGTGACCTCCAGTGAAGAGGAGAATGATGAGGAAGAGGGAGGCAAAAATAATCAGGCAGATGACGAAGACGATGATGACGACCGtaatgaagatgaggaggaggacgatgatgatgatgaccatGATGAAGATGACAACCAGAAACGTTATGACTTCAGGCAGAGGAAAGCTGCTGTTCGCTACCAGGCACCTCGAGAGG AGCCCAAGACGAAGGCCATCTTCTTCAAGACTTCAAGACACTTGTCCCCATCCAGGCGGAGGTATAGATTCAGCTCTACTGGTCCGAGAAGCCCTTACAACATAAGGAGAGGCAACAG GAGTGTGTCTGATAG AAGAAGACATGCCATCCACAGTAGTGACTccacctcctcgtcctcctcctcttcctcctcctcctctgatgATGAGAAGttccagaggaggaggaggaagagcaggaatAGATCGGTGAATAGATGTCTTCCCATGAATCTGCTGAAAGAGGATGTCCTGGGAATCCACAAGGACAGGATGAAGATTGGAGCCAGTCTAGCTGACGTTGACCCCATGCAGATAGACCAGACA GTGCGTTTTGACAGCATTGGGGGACTGACCAGACACATCTCTGCCCTGAAAGAGATGGTGGTCTTCCCTCTGCTTTACCCAGAGGTGTTTGAGAGGTTCAAGATCCAACCACCAAG gggctgTTTGTTCTACGGACCTCCTGGAACAGGGAAGACTCTAGTGGCCAGAGCGTTGGCTAACGAGTGCagtcagggagagaggaaggtctCTTTCTTCATGAGAAAGGGAGCAGACTGCCTCAGCAAGTGGGTGGGAGAGTCCGAACGGCAGCTACGTCTTCTCTTCGACCAG GCGTATCAGATGCGGCCATCGATTATATTCTTTGATGAAGTTGATGGGTTGGCTCCCGTCCGCTCCAGCAGACAAGACCAGATACACAG CTCCATCGTGTCCACTCTCCTTGCCCTGATGGATGGGTTAGACAGCAGAGGAGAGGTTGTGGTGATAGGAGCTACTAACCGTCTGGACTCTATAGACCCAGCTCTCAGGCGACCTGGACGCTTCGACCGAGAGTTCCTCTTTGGCCTGCCTGACAGAGAG GCTCGGAAGGATATTCTGCAGATCCACACCAGACAGTGGACTCCCCAGCCATCAGCCTCTTTCCTGGAGGAACTGGCAGACAAGTGTGTTG GTTACTGCGGTGCTGACATGAAGGCGGTATGTGCTGAGGCGGCTCTGTGTGCCCTGAGGAGACGCTATCCTCAGATTTACTCCTCGTCCCAGAAGCTGGTTTTAGATGTGGCATCGATCTCCATCGGCAGCAGGGACTTCCTGTCAGCCATGAGGAAGACAGTCCCAGCCTCCCAGAGAGCTGTGTCGTCCCCAGCCAAGGCTCTGACTCCTGTAGTCCAGCCACTGCTTGGTGCAGCCTTACAGACTGTACTGGGTACAGTTAGCAGGCTGTTCCCACATGCAGAACAGGGGCTCAAGAGAGACAAGCGAGACAACG GTGTCCTCCCAGCTGGTGTTTTAGATGCTGATCTCCTGCACAGTGAAGAGGAGGACTCCTCTGTCTGCATCAACGGTCTCTCTCACAAGGCCAAGGCAGCTGGGGGCTTCCTGCATTTCAGCAG GAGCGTGCTGAACCAGCCCACATCGTACCGTCCCAGGCTGCTGCTGGCGGGGCGTCCTGGGTCAGGTCAGAGCAGTCACCTGGCCCCTGCTGTGCTCCATGCCCTGGAGAAGTTCACAGTTTACACCCTGGACATGGCCGTGCTGTTCGGCGTCAGCACCACCTCTCCTGAGGAGGCCTGCGCTCAG ATGTTCTGTGAGGCCAAGAGGACGTCCCCCAGTATCCTTTATATCCCTCACATCCAGCGGTGGTGGGACACGGTGGGGTCTGCTCTCAGAGCTACCTTCCTCAGCTTGTTACAGGACATCCCCTCATTCTCACCCATCCTGCTGCTGGCCACCTGTAATGTCCCCCACAGCAGCCTCTTCCCTGAG GTCCAGGACCTGTTCTGTGCTGAGTATGGAGAGGTGCTCCAGGTTCAGGTCCCAACCCCACAGGAGAGAAGGAACTTCTTTGATGATCTCATCCTAAATCAGGCTGCCAAAGCTCCTGCATCCAAGAAGAAAGCAG TGCTTGCAGCCCTGGAGGTGCTCCCCGTGGCTCCCCCTCTTCCCCCGAGGATGCTGACGGAGATGGAGCAGCAGCGATTGGAGGAGCAGGAAGAAGACACTCTCAGGGAGCTCCGCCTCTTCCTGCGTGATGTCACCAACCGCCTCTCTCAGGACAAACGCTTCAAGGCCTTCACCAAGCCCGTCGACCTGGAGGAG GTACCTGACTATGCTACAGTTATAGAGCAGCCCATGGACCTGTCCACTGTCCTCTCCAACATCGACACTCACAAGTACGTGACTGTGAAGGAGTTTGTACATGACGTGGATCTCATCTGGAAGAACTGTCTGGAATACAACCCTGACAAAGATCCTTCAG ACCGTCAGATCCGCCACAGAGCCTGTGCTCTGAAGGACACTGTTCAGGCCATCGTCAAAGACGAACTGGATGAAGACTTTGAGAAGATCTGCGAGGATATCAAGGAGTCCCGCAGCACAAGAG GTTGCTCCACTTCAAGGTTTGCTCCATCCTACTATCACGTTCATCCCAAGACAAGAGCAGTGGATGCCAAGAGCACCGATGCAGCAGGCCCCTCTAAAGAGTCTACCGCTGCTGCTCCCTCAGCTGTGACCACACCACGCCCTTCAG CTCAGAAGAAGAAGCGCAGGAAGAGCCGCTGGTGCAACGGCATCATCAGGAAAAGGTCCTCTCCTCACACTTCTAAAGACCACTCTGCTGTGGTGGAgtctggagaggaagaggagaggagaggggcagagagtgaggaggagggtgGTGATGCTGCAGAGTCAGGCGTGGAGGAGCTGGAGATCACTGGGGTTGAGGAGACCCCCATGGAGCAGGAGGAACCAGCCCAACAGGAGAACCAGGGCAGACAGCCCATGGAGAAAGACACTAAGGACAGCCGGACCACGGAGGAGGCTACCCAGCCCACAACGGAGGCTACCCAGCCCAGGGTGGAGGAAGCTGTGGAGGCTAGGGCTGGAGACCATAGCAGTGAGGGCACCCAGGACCCTGCAGTGGTGGTTGGAGCCCAGGAAAACCACATCTTACCAGAAGGGGGAGACAAT GCGTCCATTACAGACAAAACTGAGCCTCAGAGAGTGGAAGTGGAGGAAGAGAGAACCACAG AAGTAGCAGTGAGGCGTGTGACGCAGGGCTTGAAGTACCAGGGGATGCAGCAGGTGATGGCTGTTGACCAGGAGTTACTGGACCAGAAGACAAAGCCCCCTGTGGTGGATCACAACAAACTAAAG GAGATGCTTCAGAGAGCGGTGTCTAAGACTGAGGGATATGAGGTCTATCAACTGGAGAAGCTATACGCCTTGTTATGTCAGAGTATCTACAGACACCGCAAAGACTACGACAAGACTGCCCTGCTGAAG GAAATGGAAAATGAAATTGAAGATTTTTCATAA
- the LOC115181371 gene encoding ATPase family AAA domain-containing protein 2 isoform X4, whose protein sequence is MVMLRSSGVGAEPATPKRNRVDLDTSSEFLSLKSASQTKSSRLKRGLNDSSSNTENTRNGHSMVKEEDSPPRRGSLRTRGQTVKHEVSLAKMNGPTKSPEKEETGEHSTRKSPRLQGDGKASASSRDKQSEADATDEVEEEEASTLKTQFVLRPREEDSSVRRSSRITRYKRNSRNQSVLYNRLITNTAEAVLQKMDDMQKMRRRLRSRDTTEEDLVIYAGAKRKRTSERTDEGSEDPQENENEVTSSEEENDEEEGGKNNQADDEDDDDDRNEDEEEDDDDDDHDEDDNQKRYDFRQRKAAVRYQAPREEPKTKAIFFKTSRHLSPSRRRYRFSSTGPRSPYNIRRGNRRRHAIHSSDSTSSSSSSSSSSSDDEKFQRRRRKSRNRSVNRCLPMNLLKEDVLGIHKDRMKIGASLADVDPMQIDQTVRFDSIGGLTRHISALKEMVVFPLLYPEVFERFKIQPPRGCLFYGPPGTGKTLVARALANECSQGERKVSFFMRKGADCLSKWVGESERQLRLLFDQAYQMRPSIIFFDEVDGLAPVRSSRQDQIHSSIVSTLLALMDGLDSRGEVVVIGATNRLDSIDPALRRPGRFDREFLFGLPDREARKDILQIHTRQWTPQPSASFLEELADKCVGYCGADMKAVCAEAALCALRRRYPQIYSSSQKLVLDVASISIGSRDFLSAMRKTVPASQRAVSSPAKALTPVVQPLLGAALQTVLGTVSRLFPHAEQGLKRDKRDNGVLPAGVLDADLLHSEEEDSSVCINGLSHKAKAAGGFLHFSRSVLNQPTSYRPRLLLAGRPGSGQSSHLAPAVLHALEKFTVYTLDMAVLFGVSTTSPEEACAQMFCEAKRTSPSILYIPHIQRWWDTVGSALRATFLSLLQDIPSFSPILLLATCNVPHSSLFPEVQDLFCAEYGEVLQVQVPTPQERRNFFDDLILNQAAKAPASKKKAVLAALEVLPVAPPLPPRMLTEMEQQRLEEQEEDTLRELRLFLRDVTNRLSQDKRFKAFTKPVDLEEVPDYATVIEQPMDLSTVLSNIDTHKYVTVKEFVHDVDLIWKNCLEYNPDKDPSDRQIRHRACALKDTVQAIVKDELDEDFEKICEDIKESRSTRGCSTSRFAPSYYHVHPKTRAVDAKSTDAAGPSKESTAAAPSAVTTPRPSAAQKKKRRKSRWCNGIIRKRSSPHTSKDHSAVVESGEEEERRGAESEEEGGDAAESGVEELEITGVEETPMEQEEPAQQENQGRQPMEKDTKDSRTTEEATQPTTEATQPRVEEAVEARAGDHSSEGTQDPAVVVGAQENHILPEGGDNASITDKTEPQRVEVEEERTTEVAVRRVTQGLKYQGMQQVMAVDQELLDQKTKPPVVDHNKLKEMLQRAVSKTEGYEVYQLEKLYALLCQSIYRHRKDYDKTALLKEMENEIEDFS, encoded by the exons ATGGTGATGCTACGCAGCAGCGGCGTGGGCGCTGAACCAGCAACTCCGAAGAGGAACCGGGTTGACTTGGATACGAGCTCCGAGTTTCTGTCGCTGAAGAGCGCATCGCAGACAAAGTCGAGTCGGCTGAAGAGAGGCCTGAATGACAGCTCCAGTAACACTGAAAACACGCGAAAT GGCCACTCAATGGTGAAGGAGGAGGATAGCCCTCCGAGACGAGGATCCCTGAGGACCAGGGGACAGACCGTCAAACATGAGGTGTCCTTGGCTAAAATGAATGGCCCAACCAAGTCCCCTGAGAAAGAGGAAACTGGTGAACACAGCACAAG GAAATCCCCAAGACTGCAGGGTGATGGAAAGGCCTCCGCGTCATCCAGGGACAAGCAATCTGAAGCTG ATGCTACTGATGAAGTTGAGGAAGAAGAGGCCTCTACTCTGAAGACCCAGTTTGTTCTGCGTCCCAGGGAGGAGGACAGCTCTGTGAGACGCAGCTCCAGGATCACCAGATACAAGCGCAACTCCAGGAACCAGTCTGTACTCTATAACCGCCTCATCACCAA TACAGCTGAGGCAGTGCTGCAGAAGATGGATGACATGCAGAAAATGCGTCGCCGGTTAAGAAGCAGGGATACTACAGAGGAG GACCTTGTAATCTATGCTGGGGCCAAGAGGAAAAGGACTTCTGAAAGAACCGATGAAGGAAGTGAAGACCCTCAAGAGAATGAAAATGAAGTGACCTCCAGTGAAGAGGAGAATGATGAGGAAGAGGGAGGCAAAAATAATCAGGCAGATGACGAAGACGATGATGACGACCGtaatgaagatgaggaggaggacgatgatgatgatgaccatGATGAAGATGACAACCAGAAACGTTATGACTTCAGGCAGAGGAAAGCTGCTGTTCGCTACCAGGCACCTCGAGAGG AGCCCAAGACGAAGGCCATCTTCTTCAAGACTTCAAGACACTTGTCCCCATCCAGGCGGAGGTATAGATTCAGCTCTACTGGTCCGAGAAGCCCTTACAACATAAGGAGAGGCAACAG AAGAAGACATGCCATCCACAGTAGTGACTccacctcctcgtcctcctcctcttcctcctcctcctctgatgATGAGAAGttccagaggaggaggaggaagagcaggaatAGATCGGTGAATAGATGTCTTCCCATGAATCTGCTGAAAGAGGATGTCCTGGGAATCCACAAGGACAGGATGAAGATTGGAGCCAGTCTAGCTGACGTTGACCCCATGCAGATAGACCAGACA GTGCGTTTTGACAGCATTGGGGGACTGACCAGACACATCTCTGCCCTGAAAGAGATGGTGGTCTTCCCTCTGCTTTACCCAGAGGTGTTTGAGAGGTTCAAGATCCAACCACCAAG gggctgTTTGTTCTACGGACCTCCTGGAACAGGGAAGACTCTAGTGGCCAGAGCGTTGGCTAACGAGTGCagtcagggagagaggaaggtctCTTTCTTCATGAGAAAGGGAGCAGACTGCCTCAGCAAGTGGGTGGGAGAGTCCGAACGGCAGCTACGTCTTCTCTTCGACCAG GCGTATCAGATGCGGCCATCGATTATATTCTTTGATGAAGTTGATGGGTTGGCTCCCGTCCGCTCCAGCAGACAAGACCAGATACACAG CTCCATCGTGTCCACTCTCCTTGCCCTGATGGATGGGTTAGACAGCAGAGGAGAGGTTGTGGTGATAGGAGCTACTAACCGTCTGGACTCTATAGACCCAGCTCTCAGGCGACCTGGACGCTTCGACCGAGAGTTCCTCTTTGGCCTGCCTGACAGAGAG GCTCGGAAGGATATTCTGCAGATCCACACCAGACAGTGGACTCCCCAGCCATCAGCCTCTTTCCTGGAGGAACTGGCAGACAAGTGTGTTG GTTACTGCGGTGCTGACATGAAGGCGGTATGTGCTGAGGCGGCTCTGTGTGCCCTGAGGAGACGCTATCCTCAGATTTACTCCTCGTCCCAGAAGCTGGTTTTAGATGTGGCATCGATCTCCATCGGCAGCAGGGACTTCCTGTCAGCCATGAGGAAGACAGTCCCAGCCTCCCAGAGAGCTGTGTCGTCCCCAGCCAAGGCTCTGACTCCTGTAGTCCAGCCACTGCTTGGTGCAGCCTTACAGACTGTACTGGGTACAGTTAGCAGGCTGTTCCCACATGCAGAACAGGGGCTCAAGAGAGACAAGCGAGACAACG GTGTCCTCCCAGCTGGTGTTTTAGATGCTGATCTCCTGCACAGTGAAGAGGAGGACTCCTCTGTCTGCATCAACGGTCTCTCTCACAAGGCCAAGGCAGCTGGGGGCTTCCTGCATTTCAGCAG GAGCGTGCTGAACCAGCCCACATCGTACCGTCCCAGGCTGCTGCTGGCGGGGCGTCCTGGGTCAGGTCAGAGCAGTCACCTGGCCCCTGCTGTGCTCCATGCCCTGGAGAAGTTCACAGTTTACACCCTGGACATGGCCGTGCTGTTCGGCGTCAGCACCACCTCTCCTGAGGAGGCCTGCGCTCAG ATGTTCTGTGAGGCCAAGAGGACGTCCCCCAGTATCCTTTATATCCCTCACATCCAGCGGTGGTGGGACACGGTGGGGTCTGCTCTCAGAGCTACCTTCCTCAGCTTGTTACAGGACATCCCCTCATTCTCACCCATCCTGCTGCTGGCCACCTGTAATGTCCCCCACAGCAGCCTCTTCCCTGAG GTCCAGGACCTGTTCTGTGCTGAGTATGGAGAGGTGCTCCAGGTTCAGGTCCCAACCCCACAGGAGAGAAGGAACTTCTTTGATGATCTCATCCTAAATCAGGCTGCCAAAGCTCCTGCATCCAAGAAGAAAGCAG TGCTTGCAGCCCTGGAGGTGCTCCCCGTGGCTCCCCCTCTTCCCCCGAGGATGCTGACGGAGATGGAGCAGCAGCGATTGGAGGAGCAGGAAGAAGACACTCTCAGGGAGCTCCGCCTCTTCCTGCGTGATGTCACCAACCGCCTCTCTCAGGACAAACGCTTCAAGGCCTTCACCAAGCCCGTCGACCTGGAGGAG GTACCTGACTATGCTACAGTTATAGAGCAGCCCATGGACCTGTCCACTGTCCTCTCCAACATCGACACTCACAAGTACGTGACTGTGAAGGAGTTTGTACATGACGTGGATCTCATCTGGAAGAACTGTCTGGAATACAACCCTGACAAAGATCCTTCAG ACCGTCAGATCCGCCACAGAGCCTGTGCTCTGAAGGACACTGTTCAGGCCATCGTCAAAGACGAACTGGATGAAGACTTTGAGAAGATCTGCGAGGATATCAAGGAGTCCCGCAGCACAAGAG GTTGCTCCACTTCAAGGTTTGCTCCATCCTACTATCACGTTCATCCCAAGACAAGAGCAGTGGATGCCAAGAGCACCGATGCAGCAGGCCCCTCTAAAGAGTCTACCGCTGCTGCTCCCTCAGCTGTGACCACACCACGCCCTTCAG CAGCTCAGAAGAAGAAGCGCAGGAAGAGCCGCTGGTGCAACGGCATCATCAGGAAAAGGTCCTCTCCTCACACTTCTAAAGACCACTCTGCTGTGGTGGAgtctggagaggaagaggagaggagaggggcagagagtgaggaggagggtgGTGATGCTGCAGAGTCAGGCGTGGAGGAGCTGGAGATCACTGGGGTTGAGGAGACCCCCATGGAGCAGGAGGAACCAGCCCAACAGGAGAACCAGGGCAGACAGCCCATGGAGAAAGACACTAAGGACAGCCGGACCACGGAGGAGGCTACCCAGCCCACAACGGAGGCTACCCAGCCCAGGGTGGAGGAAGCTGTGGAGGCTAGGGCTGGAGACCATAGCAGTGAGGGCACCCAGGACCCTGCAGTGGTGGTTGGAGCCCAGGAAAACCACATCTTACCAGAAGGGGGAGACAAT GCGTCCATTACAGACAAAACTGAGCCTCAGAGAGTGGAAGTGGAGGAAGAGAGAACCACAG AAGTAGCAGTGAGGCGTGTGACGCAGGGCTTGAAGTACCAGGGGATGCAGCAGGTGATGGCTGTTGACCAGGAGTTACTGGACCAGAAGACAAAGCCCCCTGTGGTGGATCACAACAAACTAAAG GAGATGCTTCAGAGAGCGGTGTCTAAGACTGAGGGATATGAGGTCTATCAACTGGAGAAGCTATACGCCTTGTTATGTCAGAGTATCTACAGACACCGCAAAGACTACGACAAGACTGCCCTGCTGAAG GAAATGGAAAATGAAATTGAAGATTTTTCATAA